In Numidum massiliense, a single genomic region encodes these proteins:
- the pmtA gene encoding phenol-soluble modulin export ABC transporter ATP-binding protein PmtA has protein sequence MENTVKLTNVSKAFANFHLQDVSFAIKRGYITGFIGPNGAGKTTTIKLMMNLLTRDSGAIEIFGKDVTNNEQSIKQRIGFVYADNCFYEHLTIAQMKRVIAPFYEQWDDTVFEQYRRAFNLQSNKKIKQLSKGMKTKFALAVALSHDADLIVMDEPTSGLDPVFRREILDILANIIQDEEKTVFFSTHITSDLEHIADYITFIHDGRIVFSETKDDVLAQYRLVKGSNELLDCDTRKLFTGVRETSVGFTGLTRQAELAQQLFGAEAVFETPSLEDIMVYTARGSRHA, from the coding sequence ATGGAAAATACCGTTAAGTTAACGAATGTAAGCAAGGCCTTTGCGAATTTTCACTTGCAGGACGTGTCGTTTGCGATTAAGCGCGGGTACATTACCGGGTTTATCGGGCCGAACGGGGCAGGGAAAACGACGACGATTAAGCTGATGATGAATTTGCTGACGCGAGACTCCGGTGCGATCGAGATTTTTGGTAAGGACGTTACCAATAATGAGCAGTCGATTAAGCAACGGATCGGTTTCGTGTACGCCGACAATTGCTTTTACGAACACCTGACGATCGCACAAATGAAGCGGGTGATCGCCCCGTTTTACGAGCAGTGGGACGACACCGTGTTTGAACAGTACCGGCGCGCCTTCAACTTGCAGTCAAACAAAAAAATCAAACAGCTGTCCAAAGGGATGAAGACGAAGTTTGCACTAGCCGTCGCCTTGTCCCACGACGCCGACCTCATCGTGATGGACGAGCCGACGTCGGGACTCGATCCGGTGTTTCGGCGGGAAATTCTCGACATTTTGGCCAACATTATTCAGGACGAGGAAAAAACGGTCTTTTTTTCGACGCACATTACGTCGGATCTGGAGCACATTGCCGACTACATTACATTTATTCACGACGGGCGCATCGTCTTCAGTGAGACAAAAGACGATGTGTTGGCGCAGTACCGGCTCGTCAAAGGATCAAACGAGCTGCTCGATTGCGATACGCGCAAACTGTTTACTGGTGTGCGCGAGACGTCCGTCGGTTTTACCGGGTTGACGCGGCAAGCGGAGCTGGCACAGCAACTGTTCGGTGCCGAGGCAGTGTTTGAGACGCCGTCACTCGAAGATATTATGGTTTATACGGCGAGGGGGAGTCGACATGCGTAA
- a CDS encoding ABC-2 transporter permease, whose amino-acid sequence MRNLLLKEYMVNRSTIFISFIAMIFLGTIMFTSEDSLPPVAIAVLFILVILVSSGSVEQKNDSDVLINSLPVTRRQIVATKFMFPLVLGIVFIAYMAGVRAALSLVAPVAVAPVSVASALFALVAIGLFTAVYYPLNYLLGPRFMQIGLVVFYLLTFFAFPMLLNIARKYAYWGLLTWWQQTSPVLIALCAAAVTALILVTSWLLTTRVYEQKNF is encoded by the coding sequence ATGCGTAACCTATTGTTGAAGGAATATATGGTGAACCGAAGTACAATCTTTATTAGTTTTATCGCGATGATTTTTCTCGGCACGATCATGTTCACTAGTGAAGATTCGCTTCCTCCCGTGGCGATTGCGGTGCTGTTCATTCTCGTCATTCTCGTCAGTTCTGGTTCCGTCGAACAAAAAAACGACAGTGATGTGTTAATAAACAGTTTGCCCGTTACGCGGCGGCAAATTGTGGCGACGAAATTTATGTTCCCGTTAGTGCTCGGAATCGTCTTTATCGCTTATATGGCAGGGGTACGCGCCGCACTCTCACTCGTTGCCCCAGTGGCAGTCGCGCCAGTAAGCGTGGCAAGCGCTCTGTTCGCGCTGGTTGCGATCGGCTTGTTTACGGCAGTATACTATCCGCTGAACTATTTGCTCGGTCCACGCTTTATGCAAATCGGGCTCGTCGTCTTTTATTTGCTTACCTTTTTCGCCTTCCCCATGTTGTTAAATATTGCGCGAAAATATGCGTATTGGGGGTTGCTCACCTGGTGGCAACAAACGTCACCCGTGCTCATCGCCTTGTGCGCTGCCGCTGTTACCGCACTAATCCTCGTCACCTCTTGGTTATTAACGACGCGAGTATATGAGCAGAAAAACTTTTGA
- a CDS encoding superoxide dismutase: MSQFALPKLPYDYDELEPHLDARTMEIHHGRHHATYVNNLNKALEGQSQLANASIEELLSNLNDVPEEIRTNVRNQGGGHYGHSLYWTIMKPNGGGKPTGDVARLIDRDFGSFEEMKVKLSQAAVSRFGSGWGWLVVNGEKLEVTSTPNQDTPLMEGKTPILVVDVWEHAYYLQYQNKRPDFVSAWWNVINWEEVERRLYEAIR, from the coding sequence GTGTCACAATTTGCGTTACCGAAACTGCCGTACGACTACGACGAGTTGGAGCCGCATCTCGATGCGCGCACGATGGAGATCCACCACGGGCGCCACCACGCGACTTACGTGAACAATTTAAACAAGGCGTTGGAAGGGCAAAGCCAGTTAGCGAACGCTTCAATCGAAGAACTGCTCAGCAATTTGAACGACGTGCCGGAAGAGATTCGCACGAATGTGCGTAACCAAGGCGGTGGCCACTACGGCCACAGTTTGTACTGGACGATTATGAAACCTAACGGCGGCGGAAAACCGACGGGGGACGTCGCCCGCCTCATTGACCGCGACTTCGGTAGCTTTGAGGAGATGAAAGTGAAGCTGTCGCAAGCGGCGGTTAGCCGTTTCGGTTCAGGTTGGGGCTGGCTCGTCGTCAACGGAGAGAAGCTAGAAGTGACGAGCACCCCGAACCAAGATACGCCGCTCATGGAAGGGAAGACGCCGATTTTAGTCGTCGACGTGTGGGAGCACGCCTACTACTTGCAATATCAAAATAAACGGCCTGACTTTGTGAGCGCCTGGTGGAACGTCATCAATTGGGAAGAAGTGGAACGGCGCTTGTACGAGGCCATTCGCTAG
- a CDS encoding helix-turn-helix transcriptional regulator, producing MLANGVIESVTRQKILLTFKTNGPMPAQQMAKMLGITSSGVHRHLTKLTQEGYIRFECPDTSPGRPCRYYRLTEKSNGLFPEKYDELACELLDALAEMRGESYVRQMLTRQWERAFAVYEAHVANLPLKQKVYRFAQLYDADGYMSKVAEGEEGTYVLIAHNHPQREIVRKYPYVCEIELTLIRRLLQVPVEQLECISSGGRWCRYLIYPYAS from the coding sequence ATGTTGGCGAATGGTGTCATTGAGAGTGTGACCCGCCAAAAAATATTGCTGACTTTTAAGACGAATGGCCCCATGCCCGCGCAGCAGATGGCGAAGATGCTCGGCATCACGTCATCGGGTGTCCATCGCCATCTGACCAAGTTAACGCAAGAAGGGTACATACGGTTCGAATGCCCGGACACGAGTCCGGGCAGGCCGTGTCGCTATTACCGTTTGACAGAGAAGTCAAACGGTTTATTTCCCGAGAAATACGACGAACTAGCGTGTGAGTTACTGGACGCTTTAGCGGAGATGCGCGGGGAGTCGTACGTTCGTCAAATGCTGACGCGGCAATGGGAGCGAGCATTTGCTGTATATGAAGCACATGTGGCTAACTTACCGTTAAAGCAGAAAGTGTATCGCTTTGCACAGTTGTACGACGCGGATGGCTACATGTCGAAGGTTGCGGAAGGGGAGGAAGGGACGTACGTCCTGATCGCACACAACCATCCGCAGCGCGAGATCGTCCGTAAGTATCCGTACGTTTGCGAGATTGAATTGACTCTCATCCGCCGCTTGCTGCAGGTGCCCGTGGAGCAGCTGGAATGTATCTCTAGCGGCGGAAGGTGGTGTCGTTACCTTATTTACCCATATGCGAGTTAA